The Drosophila virilis strain 15010-1051.87 unplaced genomic scaffold, Dvir_AGI_RSII-ME tig00000004, whole genome shotgun sequence sequence CcgctgaaaagaaaaaacaagaagaggaggctcaaaagaaaaagtgcgaAGAGGAAGCTCTAAAGAAAAAGGAGAGGCTCTAAAAAAGAAATGCGAGAGGAAGCTCTACGAAAAAAGTGTCaagaacttaaaaaaaaagtggaagAGATGGCTGTCAAGGAAAAGTGCacaatgaaaaaaaagcaagaaacCTCTggagagaaacaaaaagatgCTCAGGATTAGAGAGGAAATAGAGGCTCTAAGGAAAAAATGCGAACAGGAAGTTTTAGAGGCAAAAGTGCAAGAATTGAAGAAAAAGATGGAAGAGATGGCTTTCAAGGAAGAGTGTGCCATGAAAAAAACCGCAAGACAGTGCTAGTATAATCAAAAAGATGCTCAAATTAAAAAGGAATCAGAGGctctaaaagaaaaaatgcgaAGCGGAAGCTTTAACAGAAAAAGTGCCAAGAACTCAAGAAAAAGGTGGAGGAGATGGCCCTCAGGAAAAGGTGTGAATTGGAAAAAAATGCAAGACGCCgctaaaaacaagaaacaagaGGAGAGTCAAAAGAAAAATTGCGAAGCAGATGCTCCGAgcacaaaaaataatgaagCCGAGCCTCTAAACGAGTGCGAGAATGCGGTTCAGAAGAAGAGCGAGGAAGAGGCTCAAAAACTAAATCCTACTTCATTTCGCTCAATTCTTTACAAAACACTAGAGAAACAAGAATTTCAGCCCGGTAATAAGGTGTCTGTCATTGGTGCTGGGGCCGTGGGCATGGGTTGTGCCATTGCCTTGCTTGCCAAGGGTATCACCAATAACATAGCTCTCTACGACTTGAAGAAGGACTTGTGTGCTGCAGAGTGCATGGACCTGGAACATGGATCACTTTTTCTTAATAATTGCAATATTGACCACTGCACCAGCGTCGAGTGCACCAAAGATTCGAGAGTGGTAGTTGTAACAGCTGGAGTTCGCTGTAATCAAAACGAGTCGCGATTGAAAGTGGCCCAAAAATCAGCGGGCATTATAAAAGAAATTGTTCCTGAGCTAGTTAAGCAAAGCCCCAAAGGAGTCTTCATCATTGTATCAAACCCAGCAGATGTAATGGCCTGGGTAGCCCGTAAAGTAACCAAACTGCCCTATGAGCGCTGTTTTAGTCCTGGATGTCACTTGGATACCGCCCGATTCCGCATGTTTATTGCGCAGCTGGTGCGGGTGTCGACGCGTTCGGTGCATGGATTCGTGCTGGGCGAGCATGGAGATAGCTCTGTGCCATTGTGGTCCTCCGTAACCGTGGGAGGTACCCGACTGCAGAATATGCTTCCTACCATTGGCACCGATAAAGATCCGATGCGCTGGTCAAATGTGCATGAGAGCGTGGTGGATTCGGCCTTCAAAGTAATCGCGGGTAAGGGTTATACTAATTGGGCCATTGGCCTCACCGTTACAGACGTTGTGTCTGCCATTTTTGAAAACAGCAATCGAATCATGTCATTGTCAACTAATGCCCAGGGCATGTGTGGAATCGACGATGAAGTGTTTCTATCCCTGCCATGTATTGTCAACCAGTGTGGACTGTATGGTGTAATACATCCTCAGCTTTCCGGTTGGGAGGAAAGAAGGCTCAAAAGGTCCGCAGACGTATTGCTGGACgcacagaaaacaattaaCTGTAGCAAAAAATGAACCGAGCCTT is a genomic window containing:
- the LOC116651570 gene encoding L-lactate dehydrogenase B chain-like, whose amino-acid sequence is MQDAAKNKKQEESQKKNCEADAPSTKNNEAEPLNECENAVQKKSEEEAQKLNPTSFRSILYKTLEKQEFQPGNKVSVIGAGAVGMGCAIALLAKGITNNIALYDLKKDLCAAECMDLEHGSLFLNNCNIDHCTSVECTKDSRVVVVTAGVRCNQNESRLKVAQKSAGIIKEIVPELVKQSPKGVFIIVSNPADVMAWVARKVTKLPYERCFSPGCHLDTARFRMFIAQLVRVSTRSVHGFVLGEHGDSSVPLWSSVTVGGTRLQNMLPTIGTDKDPMRWSNVHESVVDSAFKVIAGHVWNRR